The following proteins come from a genomic window of Doryrhamphus excisus isolate RoL2022-K1 chromosome 12, RoL_Dexc_1.0, whole genome shotgun sequence:
- the LOC131139873 gene encoding trans-1,2-dihydrobenzene-1,2-diol dehydrogenase-like isoform X2, whose amino-acid sequence MATRWGICSAGKISHDFTVALKSLPPEDHQVAAVAARKLEDAQQFAKKHSIPQAYGSYEELARDPNIDVVYVGVIHPCHLKACLLFMNAKKNVLCEKPLAMNATEVKEILACAARNNVFLMEAVWTRFFPASVEIRRLLAEGKLGEVKMVRSEFGVPVMHIQRSMNKELGGGAMLDLGVYCLQFSIMVYDGEKPQSIQAVGVCAETGVDETVVVTLKFSNDRMAVFTCSSGLQLHNDANIVGTKGNIRIPAHMWCPTTIEVNGKESHYTLPEPSLPLNFMNSTGMRYEAEEVRQCLLKGLKESPVISHADSLLLAEVEDEVRRQL is encoded by the exons ATGGCAACCAGGTGGGGAATCTGCAGCGCTGGGAAAATCAGTCACGACTTTACCGTGGCCTtaaaaagtcttcctcctgaaGACCACCAG gttgctgctgttgctgcccGAAAGCTGGAAGATGCACAGCAGTTTGCAAAAAAGCACAGCATCCCCCAAGCATATGGCAGCTACGAGGAGCTGGCCAGAGATCCAAACATCG ATGTGGTGTACGTTGGTGTGATCCACCCCTGCCATCTGAAGGCATGTTTGCTCTTCATGAATGCCAAGAAAAACGTTCTGTGCGAGAAGCCTCTGGCCATGAACGCCACGGAGGTGAAGGAGATCCTGGCCTGTGCCGCGAGGAACAACGTCTTCCTCATGGAG GCCGTGTGGACCAGATTCTTCCCAGCTTCAGTGGAGATCCGTCGACTGCTGGCGGAAGGAAAACTGGGCGAAGTGAAGATGGTGAGGTCCGAGTTTGGCGTTCCGGTGATGCATATACAGAGATCCATGAACAAGGAGCTTGGCGGAGGAGCCATGCTAGACCTGGGGGTGTACTGCCTGCAGTTCTCCATCATGGTTTATGATGGAGAGAAACCCCAAAGTATCCAGGCCGTGGGGGTCTGTGCAGAAACTG GAGTGGATGAAACCGTGGTGGTCACTCTGAAGTTCTCCAACGACAGGATGGCCGTGTTCACGTGCTCCTCGGGACTGCAGCTCCATAATGATGCCAATATCGTGGGCACTAAAGGCAACATCAGG ATCCCCGCCCACATGTGGTGCCCCACAACCATAGAGGTGAATGGGAAGGAGAGCCACTACACACTTCCGGAACCGAGCCTACCCCTCAACTTCATGAACAGCACAGGAATGCGCTACGAAGCAGAGGAGGTCCGACAGTGTTTGCTCAAAG GTTTAAAGGAGAGTCCGGTGATATCACATGCTGACTCTCTTCTACTGGCTGAAGTGGAAGATGAAGTGCGCCGGCAG CTCTAA
- the LOC131139873 gene encoding trans-1,2-dihydrobenzene-1,2-diol dehydrogenase-like isoform X1, translated as MATRWGICSAGKISHDFTVALKSLPPEDHQVAAVAARKLEDAQQFAKKHSIPQAYGSYEELARDPNIDVVYVGVIHPCHLKACLLFMNAKKNVLCEKPLAMNATEVKEILACAARNNVFLMEAVWTRFFPASVEIRRLLAEGKLGEVKMVRSEFGVPVMHIQRSMNKELGGGAMLDLGVYCLQFSIMVYDGEKPQSIQAVGVCAETGVDETVVVTLKFSNDRMAVFTCSSGLQLHNDANIVGTKGNIRIPAHMWCPTTIEVNGKESHYTLPEPSLPLNFMNSTGMRYEAEEVRQCLLKGLKESPVISHADSLLLAEVEDEVRRQVGVVYSQDRS; from the exons ATGGCAACCAGGTGGGGAATCTGCAGCGCTGGGAAAATCAGTCACGACTTTACCGTGGCCTtaaaaagtcttcctcctgaaGACCACCAG gttgctgctgttgctgcccGAAAGCTGGAAGATGCACAGCAGTTTGCAAAAAAGCACAGCATCCCCCAAGCATATGGCAGCTACGAGGAGCTGGCCAGAGATCCAAACATCG ATGTGGTGTACGTTGGTGTGATCCACCCCTGCCATCTGAAGGCATGTTTGCTCTTCATGAATGCCAAGAAAAACGTTCTGTGCGAGAAGCCTCTGGCCATGAACGCCACGGAGGTGAAGGAGATCCTGGCCTGTGCCGCGAGGAACAACGTCTTCCTCATGGAG GCCGTGTGGACCAGATTCTTCCCAGCTTCAGTGGAGATCCGTCGACTGCTGGCGGAAGGAAAACTGGGCGAAGTGAAGATGGTGAGGTCCGAGTTTGGCGTTCCGGTGATGCATATACAGAGATCCATGAACAAGGAGCTTGGCGGAGGAGCCATGCTAGACCTGGGGGTGTACTGCCTGCAGTTCTCCATCATGGTTTATGATGGAGAGAAACCCCAAAGTATCCAGGCCGTGGGGGTCTGTGCAGAAACTG GAGTGGATGAAACCGTGGTGGTCACTCTGAAGTTCTCCAACGACAGGATGGCCGTGTTCACGTGCTCCTCGGGACTGCAGCTCCATAATGATGCCAATATCGTGGGCACTAAAGGCAACATCAGG ATCCCCGCCCACATGTGGTGCCCCACAACCATAGAGGTGAATGGGAAGGAGAGCCACTACACACTTCCGGAACCGAGCCTACCCCTCAACTTCATGAACAGCACAGGAATGCGCTACGAAGCAGAGGAGGTCCGACAGTGTTTGCTCAAAG GTTTAAAGGAGAGTCCGGTGATATCACATGCTGACTCTCTTCTACTGGCTGAAGTGGAAGATGAAGTGCGCCGGCAGGTGGGCGTGGTCTACAGCCAAGACCGCAGCTAA
- the LOC131139875 gene encoding trans-1,2-dihydrobenzene-1,2-diol dehydrogenase-like: protein MAIRWGLCGAGKISHDFSVALNTLPAEHHQIQAIASRSLERAQEFAKQHGVLKVYSSYEELAKDPNIDIVYLGVLHTEHWRVGLLFLNAGKNVLCEKPFAMNSRQVKDLVGAARKNKVFLMEAVWSRCFPAYTEVRRELAEGSVGDVKLVKAYFGSPQLSIPRSVEKDLGGGALLDIGMYCLQFVLMVFDGERPESIQATGVLLDSGVDESMVVVMKFSQKRMAVCTFSIAVRLPNDAVISGTKGSIQVCGPMHCPTRLVVNGKVSDYPLPEPALPLNFTNSTGLRYEAEEVRQCLLKGLKESPRMPLADSILLTEIMDEIRKQVGVVFSQDSQ from the exons ATGGCCATCCGATGGGGACTATGCGGCGCCGGGAAGATCAGTCATGACTTCAGCGTGGCACTAAATACTCTTCCTGCTGAGCATCACCAG ATACAGGCGATTGCGTCAAGGAGTTTAGAGCGGGCACAAGAGTTCGCCAAGCAGCACGGTGTACTCAAAGTGTACAGCAGCTATGAAGAGCTGGCTAAGGACCCAAACATTG ACATTGTCTACCTGGGAGTGTTGCACACAGAACACTGGCGAGtgggcctcctcttcctcaatgCTGGCAAGAATGTTCTTTGTGAGAAACCCTTCGCCATGAACTCCAGGCAGGTGAAAGACCTCGTGGGTGCCGCTAGGAAGAACAAGGTATTTTTGATGGAG GCCGTCTGGTCCCGGTGCTTCCCGGCCTACACTGAAGTGCGCCGGGAGCTGGCTGAGGGTTCCGTGGGGGACGTGAAGCTGGTCAAGGCCTACTTCGGCTCGCCTCAACTCAGCATCCCGCGTTCGGTGGAGAAGGACCTCGGGGGCGGGGCCTTGCTGGACATCGGCATGTACTGCCTGCAGTTTGTCCTGATGGTCTTCGACGGGGAGAGGCCGGAGTCTATCCAAGCCACGGGGGTGCTGCTTGACTCGG GAGTGGACGAGTCAATGGTTGTGGTGATGAAGTTTTCCCAGAAGAGGATGGCTGTGTGCACATTCTCCATCGCTGTCCGTCTTCCCAACGACGCCGTCATTAGCGGCACCAAGGGATCCATTCAA GTGTGCGGGCCCATGCATTGTCCCACCAGGCTGGTGGTTAACGGAAAAGTGAGCGATTATCCTCTACCAGAACCTGCCCTCCCCCTGAACTTCACCAACAGTACTGGACTTCGCTACGAGGCTGAGGAAGTGAGGCAATGTCTGCTTAAAG GTCTCAAGGAGAGCCCACGGATGCCTCTGGCAGACTCCATCTTACTGACAGAGATCATGGATGAAATCAGGAAGCAGGTGGGAGTCGTCTTCAGCCAGGACAGCCAATGA